One genomic region from Methanobacterium sp. encodes:
- a CDS encoding metalloregulator ArsR/SmtB family transcription factor: MKTCEITGEGKPCSNQIKLKETLDKIPGDEELQHRSELFKAISDPTRLKILYLLQDGELCVCEIINVLEKPQSTISHHLNVLKNAEFIKGRKEGVWIHYKLVNPEIVDLIQNLVI; this comes from the coding sequence ATGAAAACATGTGAGATTACGGGTGAAGGAAAACCCTGTAGTAACCAGATAAAATTAAAAGAAACTCTGGATAAAATACCGGGTGATGAAGAATTACAACATAGATCAGAATTATTTAAAGCGATTTCTGATCCAACAAGGCTTAAAATATTATATTTACTTCAAGACGGCGAACTATGTGTTTGTGAAATAATCAATGTACTTGAAAAACCCCAATCTACCATATCTCATCATTTAAATGTTTTGAAAAATGCAGAATTTATAAAAGGAAGGAAAGAAGGAGTCTGGATACATTATAAACTTGTTAACCCAGAAATTGTTGATTTAATTCAAAATTTAGTAATATGA
- a CDS encoding putative zinc-binding protein — MAKEKIAVSPCTGMSPYGLVARAACSDTVNENEDVISICITATSAESGGYKNLIKKYPIIAINGCENACVGKILSQKGVKTSKDLNIMKLLNEEGLKPTDVARLDEEGEKCVEAVKKKIKELLEDSE; from the coding sequence ATGGCAAAAGAGAAAATAGCTGTTTCACCTTGTACAGGAATGAGTCCTTATGGATTAGTTGCAAGAGCAGCATGTTCAGACACTGTTAATGAAAATGAAGATGTTATATCCATATGTATAACTGCCACATCTGCAGAAAGCGGAGGATATAAAAATTTAATAAAAAAATATCCAATTATTGCAATAAACGGATGCGAAAATGCATGTGTTGGTAAAATACTCTCCCAAAAGGGTGTTAAAACTTCTAAAGACTTAAACATAATGAAATTATTAAATGAAGAGGGTTTGAAACCTACTGATGTTGCAAGACTTGACGAAGAAGGAGAAAAATGCGTTGAAGCAGTTAAAAAGAAAATTAAAGAGCTTTTAGAAGACAGCGAGTGA
- a CDS encoding arsenate reductase ArsC translates to MILLTNHNSKKSVLFICRNNSGRSQMAEGLLKHICGDKYDVYSAGIDPKGVSPIAIEVMAEIGIDISDQSSTNLEEYNGQKFDYVVTLCDDGNCPVFLSGKKYIHHGFKDPATYFENNLEKIDVFRIIRDEIKDWIENSLINDIN, encoded by the coding sequence GTGATTTTATTGACAAACCATAATTCCAAAAAGAGCGTTTTATTTATTTGCAGAAATAACTCTGGTAGATCTCAAATGGCAGAAGGGCTATTAAAACACATATGCGGAGATAAATATGATGTATATAGTGCTGGAATTGATCCTAAGGGCGTAAGTCCGATAGCCATCGAAGTCATGGCCGAAATTGGGATTGATATCTCTGATCAATCCTCTACAAATCTCGAGGAATACAATGGGCAAAAATTTGACTATGTGGTAACGCTCTGCGATGATGGAAACTGTCCAGTGTTTTTAAGTGGTAAAAAATACATTCACCATGGATTTAAGGATCCAGCCACTTACTTTGAAAATAATCTGGAAAAAATAGATGTTTTTAGAATTATTAGAGATGAAATTAAAGATTGGATAGAAAATTCGTTAATAAATGATATTAATTAA
- a CDS encoding DUF166 domain-containing protein — MLKVAIATDGPYGERAYEYISKEFDTEFIELEQPASMFMDEIEIPEDALKKFEAADILITYTIHPDLTLDLVEMLHDKVEWVIVAAWRGEGFKNQLERLGNVTCPENMCDLQENGNPVFDEFVAKFGRPIVRINCQGDKVVDIEVLRSSPCGSTFFVAEEMIGQNLEDLPIKAGLKIQHYPCRAPKMRLFSDDECKKEMAANFHKEAFEEALKRVAFGA, encoded by the coding sequence ATGTTAAAAGTCGCAATAGCTACAGATGGCCCTTATGGGGAACGTGCATATGAATATATAAGTAAAGAATTTGATACTGAGTTTATAGAACTTGAACAACCAGCCTCCATGTTTATGGATGAAATTGAAATTCCGGAAGACGCTTTAAAGAAATTTGAAGCTGCAGATATACTCATAACCTACACCATTCATCCTGATCTTACCCTCGACCTCGTAGAAATGCTTCATGACAAGGTAGAATGGGTGATAGTGGCTGCATGGAGGGGTGAAGGATTTAAAAACCAGCTTGAAAGATTAGGAAATGTTACATGCCCTGAAAACATGTGCGATCTTCAGGAAAATGGAAATCCTGTATTCGATGAGTTTGTAGCCAAATTTGGAAGGCCCATTGTTAGAATAAACTGTCAGGGCGATAAAGTTGTTGATATAGAAGTTTTAAGGTCATCTCCCTGTGGATCAACATTTTTTGTGGCTGAAGAAATGATTGGACAGAATTTAGAGGATTTACCAATAAAAGCTGGTTTAAAAATACAGCATTATCCATGCAGGGCTCCAAAAATGAGATTATTCAGCGATGATGAGTGTAAAAAAGAGATGGCAGCGAATTTCCATAAGGAAGCATTTGAGGAAGCTCTCAAACGCGTAGCGTTTGGAGCGTAA
- a CDS encoding DsrE family protein, which yields MESSPPKKTLTLILTEGPYRSQYADMAYEIAKSALNNEYNVNIFLYMDATHIPRKGQNPHSFPNILEKIKKLVSRGADIRACVRCATARGYACDAKFPYINGITITNVYDIPEWIKKSDKVLSLG from the coding sequence ATGGAAAGTTCACCACCTAAAAAGACCCTGACCCTGATATTAACAGAAGGCCCATATCGATCTCAATATGCAGATATGGCCTATGAAATCGCTAAAAGCGCTTTAAATAATGAATATAATGTTAATATATTTCTTTACATGGACGCCACCCACATCCCTCGTAAAGGGCAGAATCCACACTCATTTCCCAATATTTTAGAAAAAATAAAGAAACTTGTCAGTAGAGGTGCCGATATAAGGGCATGTGTAAGGTGTGCAACAGCAAGAGGATATGCATGTGACGCTAAATTCCCATATATTAATGGAATAACAATTACAAATGTTTACGACATTCCAGAATGGATTAAAAAGAGTGATAAAGTTTTAAGTTTAGGTTAA
- a CDS encoding DsrH/TusB family sulfur metabolism protein has protein sequence MDSVLVIIDKAPYGWEDVFSGFFVEIACLNRQLDADVVLIEDGVYAAIHGQNSDDIKFPCVGELTYLIFPEGNLYVYEDSLKKRGISEDDLMETIEVVNSKELYEITRAKEAVIKI, from the coding sequence ATGGATTCAGTTTTAGTGATAATTGATAAAGCCCCTTACGGCTGGGAAGATGTATTCAGCGGATTTTTTGTGGAAATAGCCTGTTTGAACAGACAGCTGGATGCAGATGTTGTGTTAATTGAAGATGGAGTATATGCCGCTATACACGGTCAGAACTCCGATGATATTAAATTTCCATGTGTTGGAGAATTAACATATCTAATATTCCCTGAAGGGAATTTATACGTTTATGAAGATTCTCTTAAAAAAAGAGGCATTAGTGAAGATGATTTGATGGAAACCATTGAAGTGGTTAATTCAAAAGAGCTCTATGAAATTACCAGAGCCAAAGAAGCAGTTATTAAGATCTAG
- a CDS encoding (Fe-S)-binding protein, with protein sequence MKMEEIEYELFKNGSLIKKVVIKNIKPCIIAEGQISVLLQLDNELHHVLPHLAVKFPPGNVNYLEKKNILTLSIYERLITVYPSGKVSMNKTNTKEESIEIIREISTLINKTHQEVQEGKTASSMALKEKLSKIGPLTIYKCLPQTDCAECGQTTCMAFAMKVLSGESKLYECMLLHEMGYANNVKCLKSSLGNKIMEILGWKI encoded by the coding sequence ATGAAAATGGAAGAAATAGAATACGAACTTTTTAAAAACGGATCGCTGATTAAAAAGGTTGTAATAAAAAATATTAAGCCATGCATAATTGCTGAAGGACAAATCAGTGTTCTATTACAGCTTGATAATGAGCTTCACCACGTCTTACCTCATCTGGCTGTTAAATTTCCCCCAGGAAATGTAAATTATCTTGAAAAAAAGAATATTTTAACCCTTTCCATTTATGAACGACTTATCACGGTTTATCCCTCTGGAAAAGTGAGCATGAATAAAACCAACACTAAGGAAGAATCCATTGAGATAATCAGAGAAATAAGTACTTTAATAAATAAAACCCACCAGGAAGTTCAGGAAGGGAAAACTGCCAGTTCTATGGCTTTAAAAGAGAAATTATCTAAAATCGGACCTTTAACAATATACAAGTGCTTGCCTCAGACAGACTGTGCTGAATGTGGACAAACCACATGTATGGCGTTTGCAATGAAAGTGCTTTCAGGAGAATCTAAACTTTATGAATGCATGCTTTTACACGAAATGGGATATGCAAACAACGTGAAATGCCTTAAATCAAGTTTAGGAAATAAGATAATGGAAATACTCGGATGGAAAATATAA
- a CDS encoding DsrH/TusB family sulfur metabolism protein, with product MHIGLILTKTPAEEGFQTFIQFANLYQGKDEVTIYMIGNGVFCARKGHLNEDKILNLLENSLIYANSNDLNARGIKENDLIDGIKIIRGYDDLVVDIMEEFDQILSF from the coding sequence ATGCATATAGGACTTATATTAACAAAAACCCCTGCAGAAGAAGGTTTCCAGACATTTATACAATTTGCAAATTTGTATCAGGGAAAGGACGAAGTCACAATTTACATGATAGGTAATGGAGTTTTCTGTGCAAGGAAAGGGCATCTGAATGAAGACAAAATATTAAATTTACTTGAAAATTCGCTTATATATGCAAATTCAAATGATTTAAATGCCAGAGGAATTAAAGAGAATGATTTAATAGATGGAATAAAAATTATCCGGGGATATGATGACCTTGTGGTTGATATCATGGAAGAATTTGACCAGATTTTAAGTTTTTAA
- a CDS encoding site-2 protease family protein — MNVLWYYAIGFVIIWVLALLFKDKLKIDVNGPLLMRRTLRMRDLIDSIARKSPRFWKLFMNIGIPVSVFFMGLMIYFIILSLKTFTTAPPASPILPGVDYPGNPIYLPLGYGLIGLATVIVVHEFAHGILARVEGIKIKSIGVLLLGVLPGAFVEPDEEGVKKASRLAKLRIYAAGSIFNLSLAFIALLIVFLVSNFAIAPSFHSDGIEITSVVPNSPAEGILKEGMIIYSINGKSTNNITEYANTLNKTKIGDELTFQTNQGIFKVKTGSNPNNSTRSYIGIRSTEHQVINQDIAVKYGNTLPWILFYLKDLFNWIFLLNFVVGTFNLLPMKPLDGGHIFEEILSYKLSKETVKPIVNGVSFVLIAFLVVSLIYGVGRGILLSLS; from the coding sequence GTGAACGTTTTATGGTATTATGCCATTGGATTTGTAATCATATGGGTTTTAGCCCTTTTATTTAAAGATAAACTAAAAATTGATGTAAATGGCCCTCTTTTAATGAGAAGAACATTGCGTATGAGGGATTTAATTGATTCTATCGCTCGAAAAAGCCCAAGATTCTGGAAACTATTTATGAATATCGGAATCCCTGTATCTGTATTTTTTATGGGTTTGATGATTTATTTTATAATATTATCACTTAAAACATTCACGACAGCCCCACCAGCATCTCCAATTCTGCCCGGTGTTGATTATCCAGGAAATCCAATATATTTACCATTAGGTTATGGTTTAATTGGGCTTGCAACAGTAATTGTTGTCCATGAATTCGCTCATGGAATTCTGGCAAGGGTTGAAGGAATTAAAATAAAATCAATAGGCGTATTATTGCTTGGAGTCCTTCCAGGTGCATTTGTTGAACCTGATGAAGAAGGAGTTAAAAAAGCTTCAAGACTTGCAAAGCTCCGAATCTACGCAGCAGGGTCTATATTCAATCTTAGTCTTGCATTTATTGCCCTACTAATTGTATTTTTAGTGTCAAATTTTGCAATTGCACCTTCCTTCCATTCAGATGGAATAGAAATTACCAGTGTAGTTCCAAATAGCCCGGCCGAAGGTATTTTAAAAGAAGGAATGATCATCTACAGTATTAATGGAAAATCTACAAATAACATTACTGAATATGCAAACACCTTAAATAAAACAAAAATTGGTGATGAATTAACATTCCAAACTAATCAGGGAATATTTAAGGTTAAAACAGGATCTAATCCAAATAATTCCACCCGTTCATATATAGGAATACGAAGTACGGAACATCAGGTAATCAACCAGGATATTGCTGTAAAATATGGAAATACCCTCCCATGGATACTATTTTATCTTAAAGATCTGTTTAATTGGATATTTCTTTTAAACTTTGTAGTTGGAACCTTCAATTTGCTTCCAATGAAACCATTAGACGGAGGACATATTTTTGAAGAGATATTAAGCTATAAACTATCTAAAGAAACTGTGAAACCAATAGTAAATGGGGTTTCCTTTGTTTTAATTGCATTTTTAGTAGTTAGCCTGATATATGGGGTGGGAAGAGGCATATTATTGTCTCTTAGTTAA
- a CDS encoding molybdopterin molybdotransferase MoeA — protein MFLSSLMPLEKALNIIEAKEIVTSIEEVSIGDAYNRVLAEDITSLLNSPAFDNSAMDGYAVKAEDTFGASQANPAHLKIVDRIGAGKASYVSLKNGEAVKIATGAPIPEGANAVVMEEYTLENGDDLEVEYSLTPSENVSPKAEDFKMGDLILKSGNLLRPQDIGIISSSGHEKIKVFKKPKIGVITTGNELVMSLSEIKEAKIINSNYYTLKALVESILAVPEVTHCTDEAEKVSGQIKEFLKSCDAIITTGGTAISKGDVVVDVIGKLGEVLIHGVAIKPGKPFGFGIIDSTPIFMLSGYPVASMVQFDIFARNFILKMQNIHRKPPLIKKIASRKIPSTLGRTEYIRAKTDGNMVSPLKIRGSGVIRSMVESDSYILIDENNEGIAEGEECNVLLYDSLKV, from the coding sequence ATGTTTTTATCAAGTTTAATGCCTTTAGAAAAAGCGCTAAATATCATTGAAGCTAAGGAAATTGTAACCAGTATTGAGGAAGTTTCTATTGGGGATGCATATAATCGTGTGCTTGCAGAAGATATAACTTCGCTTTTAAATTCTCCTGCATTTGATAATTCGGCCATGGACGGCTATGCTGTAAAGGCAGAAGATACTTTCGGTGCATCACAGGCAAATCCTGCACATTTAAAAATTGTAGATAGAATAGGCGCAGGAAAGGCATCATATGTTTCATTAAAAAATGGTGAAGCTGTAAAAATAGCTACCGGCGCCCCTATACCTGAAGGGGCGAATGCCGTGGTCATGGAAGAATATACACTAGAAAATGGCGATGATTTAGAAGTTGAATATTCATTAACACCTTCTGAAAACGTTTCACCTAAAGCTGAAGATTTTAAAATGGGAGACCTTATTTTAAAGTCTGGAAATCTTCTAAGACCCCAGGATATTGGTATAATATCCTCTTCAGGTCATGAAAAAATAAAAGTGTTTAAAAAACCTAAAATAGGAGTAATAACTACCGGAAATGAGCTTGTAATGTCCCTATCTGAAATAAAAGAAGCAAAGATTATAAATTCTAACTATTATACTTTAAAGGCCCTTGTAGAAAGCATTCTTGCAGTTCCAGAAGTTACACACTGCACAGATGAAGCAGAAAAGGTATCCGGTCAGATTAAAGAATTTTTAAAGTCCTGTGATGCCATAATAACAACAGGGGGCACTGCAATCAGCAAGGGGGATGTTGTGGTGGATGTCATTGGCAAATTAGGTGAAGTTTTGATTCATGGGGTCGCCATTAAGCCTGGTAAACCATTTGGATTTGGAATAATTGATAGTACTCCAATATTTATGCTTTCTGGTTATCCTGTGGCTTCCATGGTGCAGTTTGACATTTTTGCACGGAATTTTATTCTGAAAATGCAGAATATCCATAGAAAACCTCCACTCATCAAAAAAATTGCATCACGAAAGATCCCTTCAACACTGGGAAGAACAGAGTATATAAGGGCAAAAACAGATGGAAATATGGTATCTCCCTTAAAAATTAGAGGTTCTGGAGTTATAAGATCTATGGTTGAATCTGACTCCTATATTTTAATAGATGAAAATAATGAAGGAATAGCAGAAGGAGAAGAGTGCAATGTTTTGCTCTATGACTCCCTAAAGGTTTAA
- a CDS encoding TIR domain-containing protein, producing MFELESKKYNIFISHTGRKEEEYSRFEEKLISAHDFEFDNYSTPEEDKTTDESLEKQINPVGVVIILSGLYNKYKNIIQRQIDIAVKTNKPIILIRPFGMENVPSELEEIAEDVVGWNAPCIVDAIEENYQE from the coding sequence GTGTTTGAACTGGAATCAAAAAAATACAATATATTTATAAGCCACACTGGCAGAAAAGAAGAAGAATATTCCAGATTTGAAGAAAAACTAATATCAGCACATGATTTTGAATTTGATAACTACAGCACGCCCGAAGAAGATAAAACTACTGATGAATCACTTGAAAAACAAATAAACCCTGTAGGCGTAGTTATAATCTTGTCTGGGTTATATAATAAATATAAAAACATTATCCAGAGGCAAATAGACATTGCAGTTAAGACGAATAAACCTATAATCCTTATAAGGCCCTTTGGAATGGAAAACGTACCTTCAGAGCTTGAAGAAATCGCAGAAGATGTTGTGGGCTGGAATGCTCCATGTATAGTTGATGCAATAGAAGAAAATTATCAGGAATAA
- the msrA gene encoding peptide-methionine (S)-S-oxide reductase MsrA — MTDENKLKKAAFAAGCFWGIEEEFRNTKGVVSTAVGYMGGHTENPTYEDVCSGKTGHAETVEVTYDPSEVTYEELLNVFWKIHDPTTLNRQGPDIGEQYRSVIFYYDEEQKKSANASKGKLQKSGTFNRDIVTEIVPADKYKFYRAEEYHQQYLKKRGMRSCRF; from the coding sequence ATGACTGATGAAAATAAACTTAAAAAAGCTGCTTTTGCTGCAGGCTGCTTCTGGGGGATTGAAGAAGAATTCAGAAACACTAAAGGAGTTGTATCTACTGCTGTTGGGTATATGGGGGGCCATACCGAAAATCCAACCTATGAAGATGTATGTTCAGGTAAAACAGGCCATGCAGAAACAGTAGAAGTAACTTACGACCCTTCAGAAGTAACTTATGAGGAATTACTTAACGTCTTCTGGAAAATTCATGATCCAACAACACTAAATAGACAGGGGCCAGATATAGGCGAACAGTACAGATCAGTCATCTTCTATTACGATGAAGAACAGAAAAAGTCTGCTAATGCTTCAAAAGGAAAACTACAAAAATCAGGGACATTTAATCGAGATATAGTGACAGAAATTGTTCCTGCAGATAAATATAAATTTTACAGGGCTGAGGAATATCATCAGCAATATCTTAAAAAGAGAGGAATGCGCAGCTGCAGATTCTGA
- a CDS encoding ABC transporter ATP-binding protein codes for MISISSLSKYFGKIHALDNLNLDIKKGELLGIIGPNGAGKTTAIRIICGILKPDSGDVTVGGYSVLSDPIKVKSMIGYLPEEPNLYERFKARDLLKYFGELYGVPKDKLNERISELLELVGMEKRADHRINTFSKGLRQRIGIARALIHDPQIIIFDEPTMGLDPATSLAIRGFIEDLKGEKTIVLCTHYMDEADALCDRVAILNSGKIRDMGTPEYLKAKIHGDIILKIKIKHPDIDFNKIHSVSSVENVNLKGETLSISLNSKDEISDIAALIGNNLISINTKEPSLEDVFIHSIK; via the coding sequence ATGATAAGCATAAGCTCCCTGTCCAAATATTTCGGCAAAATACATGCTTTAGACAATTTAAACCTTGACATCAAAAAAGGAGAGCTTTTGGGGATAATAGGACCTAATGGAGCTGGAAAAACCACTGCAATAAGGATAATATGTGGTATATTAAAACCTGACTCTGGTGATGTTACTGTTGGGGGGTATAGCGTTTTAAGCGACCCGATAAAAGTCAAATCCATGATAGGATACCTTCCAGAAGAGCCTAACCTATATGAGAGATTTAAAGCACGCGATTTATTGAAATACTTTGGAGAACTTTACGGAGTTCCAAAAGATAAACTTAATGAACGGATCAGTGAACTCTTAGAACTTGTTGGAATGGAAAAACGAGCGGATCACCGTATAAACACATTTTCAAAGGGATTACGCCAGAGAATTGGCATTGCAAGGGCGCTGATACATGATCCTCAGATTATTATATTTGATGAACCCACAATGGGGCTTGATCCAGCAACATCTCTTGCAATAAGGGGATTTATTGAGGACCTTAAAGGTGAAAAAACAATTGTTTTGTGCACTCATTACATGGATGAAGCTGATGCTCTCTGCGACCGGGTGGCAATTCTAAATAGTGGTAAGATCAGGGATATGGGAACTCCAGAATATTTAAAAGCTAAAATACATGGCGACATAATACTAAAAATAAAAATTAAACATCCAGACATTGATTTTAATAAAATTCATTCAGTAAGTTCCGTTGAAAATGTGAATTTAAAGGGTGAAACTCTCTCCATATCTCTAAATTCTAAAGATGAAATTTCGGATATAGCAGCATTGATTGGAAATAATCTGATATCTATTAACACCAAAGAACCATCATTAGAGGATGTATTTATCCATTCAATAAAATAA
- a CDS encoding ABC transporter permease — MRFSKITKWELKNTLSSKKFLMIFILQFGVLILMMSFFNVFITTLDSEEGISLSPSLSGFASVHVLDNEGFFVDKLNKEVLNIENLNHNESLARLKEGKVTGVLILPEDSRERIEKIQTVNVDLYVNSEDPKQAVVLKEVNSTLEAFSTSISDQWADSLISQEKVVDIEVKEEKKGESLPLQIIKKMMIAVLLFLPLFLFGNMVIDSIVGEKERKTGEILIAMPLSHSDIIIGKNLAIILTIALQVGIWILILLIAGFSIKNPLMVYLGVVLTSVPIIGVTSVVAAYSKNYKEAGIGLSFIYIFIVGFLIIPALAYISNRSPSSNISPMTMVMRLFSGENIPAVDFIIPIFSIAIVSIISYWISIKLFRRDDIIFGPRPGLVKLIMDLSGLKKRGFKQIKK, encoded by the coding sequence ATGAGATTCTCTAAAATAACAAAGTGGGAACTTAAAAACACTTTATCAAGTAAAAAATTCCTCATGATTTTTATTTTACAATTTGGAGTTCTCATATTAATGATGAGTTTTTTCAACGTGTTTATCACAACTTTAGACTCTGAAGAGGGTATTTCATTATCTCCTTCTCTATCCGGGTTTGCATCTGTTCATGTTTTAGATAATGAGGGATTTTTTGTAGATAAACTTAATAAAGAAGTTCTAAATATTGAAAATTTGAATCATAATGAATCATTAGCACGTTTAAAAGAAGGGAAAGTTACTGGAGTTTTAATTCTTCCTGAAGACTCCAGAGAAAGAATAGAAAAAATTCAAACAGTTAATGTAGACCTTTATGTGAATTCAGAAGATCCAAAGCAGGCAGTAGTTCTAAAGGAGGTAAATTCTACACTGGAGGCATTTTCAACTTCTATTTCTGATCAATGGGCCGATTCACTGATATCTCAAGAAAAAGTAGTGGATATCGAAGTTAAAGAAGAAAAAAAGGGCGAATCATTACCTTTACAGATTATAAAAAAAATGATGATAGCAGTGCTGCTGTTTTTGCCTCTTTTTCTTTTTGGAAATATGGTTATTGACAGTATTGTGGGTGAAAAAGAGAGAAAAACTGGGGAAATATTAATTGCAATGCCGTTGAGCCATAGTGATATCATAATAGGTAAAAATCTGGCAATAATTTTAACAATAGCCCTGCAGGTAGGTATCTGGATTTTAATACTGTTAATTGCAGGATTTAGCATTAAAAACCCTCTAATGGTTTATTTAGGAGTAGTATTGACTTCTGTCCCGATAATTGGTGTAACAAGTGTCGTAGCAGCATATTCAAAGAATTATAAAGAAGCAGGAATTGGATTAAGCTTTATTTATATATTTATTGTTGGGTTTCTAATTATTCCGGCACTTGCATATATTTCAAATAGATCCCCGTCATCTAATATATCGCCAATGACCATGGTAATGCGTCTTTTTTCAGGTGAAAATATACCTGCAGTTGATTTTATCATTCCCATTTTTTCTATTGCAATAGTTAGTATCATTTCCTACTGGATATCAATTAAGCTGTTTAGGCGGGATGATATTATATTTGGGCCAAGACCCGGCTTAGTTAAACTTATAATGGATTTATCAGGATTAAAAAAAAGAGGTTTTAAACAGATCAAAAAATGA
- a CDS encoding ABC transporter permease, translating into MKLMALSKKEAQDILTNKIYLLVVFVQIFIILGAFGLGIASSIVTDPGLLDKYGVTSSLKVGISEDLKDSSIVNNLKAQNLNVVFFKDINEADKLLGTQLVAVIRVSPPPEEDILLQSDTTNVFYPVVFEKIDRATDKFKLEKKLKSAGISNDLIEKIENPLILNEIKVNNEKTSDLAMNTSYFVEIMYGFIVPFVLFLPFFLASNIVTDSIVGERERKTFEMLLMTPFSSSMVIIGKILPIFSFSMFQSIAWLILLDFLGAPIYNTFILIGIMFFVGLAFIGIGILISMFVDSTKEANSAITLTLMFTSFILFIPLFMKIPYLEGILNIIPTVLMVKIASSPSFELSSLIFVIPTILISTLIFGLTVKYFRHERAIRL; encoded by the coding sequence ATGAAGTTAATGGCTCTTTCAAAAAAGGAAGCTCAAGATATACTCACCAACAAAATTTATCTGCTGGTGGTATTTGTTCAGATATTTATAATTCTCGGCGCATTTGGTTTAGGCATAGCAAGTTCTATTGTAACTGATCCAGGGCTTCTTGACAAATATGGAGTTACATCTTCACTAAAAGTTGGCATTTCAGAAGATTTAAAGGATTCTAGCATTGTTAATAACCTGAAAGCTCAAAACTTAAATGTGGTTTTCTTTAAAGATATAAATGAGGCAGACAAACTGCTTGGAACTCAGTTAGTTGCCGTAATTAGGGTTTCACCCCCTCCGGAAGAGGATATACTGCTACAATCAGATACCACAAATGTGTTCTATCCTGTTGTATTTGAGAAAATAGATAGGGCCACAGATAAATTCAAATTAGAAAAAAAACTTAAATCTGCAGGAATAAGCAATGATTTAATAGAAAAAATTGAAAATCCATTAATTTTAAATGAAATTAAAGTTAACAATGAAAAAACTTCTGATCTAGCTATGAATACCTCATATTTTGTTGAAATAATGTATGGATTTATAGTTCCCTTTGTGCTTTTCCTTCCATTTTTCCTGGCAAGCAATATTGTAACTGACAGTATCGTGGGAGAAAGGGAAAGAAAAACATTTGAAATGCTTCTTATGACTCCTTTTTCAAGTTCAATGGTTATAATTGGAAAAATATTGCCAATATTCTCATTTTCAATGTTTCAAAGTATAGCATGGCTTATTTTACTTGATTTTCTGGGTGCACCAATTTATAATACTTTTATTTTAATAGGAATCATGTTTTTTGTTGGTTTAGCATTTATAGGGATTGGAATATTGATTTCAATGTTTGTAGATAGTACAAAAGAGGCTAACTCGGCGATAACTCTTACTTTGATGTTTACATCATTTATCCTCTTTATACCTCTCTTTATGAAAATTCCATATTTAGAGGGCATATTGAACATTATTCCAACAGTTTTAATGGTTAAAATAGCTTCATCACCATCATTTGAACTTTCCTCACTTATCTTTGTAATTCCAACAATTCTGATTTCAACTTTAATATTTGGATTAACTGTAAAGTATTTTAGACATGAAAGGGCTATACGTTTATAA